From the Francisella frigiditurris genome, one window contains:
- a CDS encoding TolC family protein: MKKTLSFLFLIFIFTNVFAAYEKPLGSDVAKNPYSIEKQYAKADEIRDGNSFYNLKSAADVAVVDDKEEKQYSLIEIYNLAAKHNAEYQAARSTFAGNMETVPKALGYLLPQIDFGYGLRRDRYNQFGGVVLDTSNNLMVNGTQTLFDWSKWKTFTQATYLQKSYAMIYAKAEQDLIINTVTAYFELLRAQQVLQFQFANEAWNKKLYMNQEQQYHAGIVSYADLKTSDAQYRKAIASRADAQKQLIQAKAAVAKLVGKKISSLLYVAKGTDYFGPPTPNDVEYWLETSQKYNLDIAQKAFDFQATTEGVGIKWGNFFPNVGLGGGLTASFNDYTGTPQELIQFPTNYQIANIQGNVNWNLLRGGSDYAQLKQASYDNQASNYTLLQTQREVYAGVVESFETVRLDAIRIQAYEKSVYAGLASVKAILEGYQAGTQTIVDLLNRQAILVEAQLAFAGSIFNYIEHYAQLKQLQGSLTYEDVEQINTSLGKENIISAIAAE, encoded by the coding sequence ATGAAAAAAACCTTATCTTTCTTATTTTTAATTTTTATATTCACAAATGTTTTTGCAGCATATGAAAAGCCGTTAGGCTCAGATGTTGCTAAAAATCCTTATAGCATTGAAAAGCAATATGCAAAAGCCGATGAAATAAGAGACGGTAATAGTTTTTATAACTTAAAAAGTGCAGCTGATGTTGCAGTGGTTGATGATAAAGAAGAGAAGCAATATAGTTTAATAGAGATTTATAATCTTGCAGCTAAACATAATGCTGAATATCAAGCAGCAAGATCAACTTTTGCTGGGAATATGGAGACAGTACCAAAAGCTTTGGGTTACTTACTACCACAAATTGATTTTGGTTATGGCTTAAGAAGAGATAGATATAATCAGTTTGGTGGTGTGGTTTTAGATACTTCAAACAATCTTATGGTTAATGGTACTCAAACTCTTTTTGATTGGTCAAAATGGAAAACTTTCACTCAAGCTACATATTTGCAAAAATCTTATGCAATGATTTATGCAAAAGCTGAGCAAGATTTGATTATTAATACAGTTACTGCTTATTTTGAGCTTTTAAGAGCTCAACAGGTATTGCAGTTTCAATTTGCAAACGAAGCTTGGAACAAAAAGCTTTATATGAACCAAGAACAACAGTACCATGCAGGAATAGTTTCATATGCTGATTTGAAAACAAGTGATGCTCAGTACAGAAAAGCTATTGCTAGTAGAGCAGATGCTCAAAAACAACTCATTCAAGCAAAAGCAGCTGTGGCAAAACTAGTTGGTAAAAAGATTAGCTCACTTTTATATGTTGCGAAAGGCACTGATTATTTTGGTCCACCGACTCCAAATGATGTTGAATATTGGCTAGAGACTTCACAAAAGTATAATCTTGATATAGCTCAAAAAGCTTTTGATTTCCAAGCAACAACTGAGGGAGTAGGTATTAAGTGGGGTAATTTCTTCCCGAATGTTGGTTTAGGTGGTGGTCTTACTGCTTCATTTAATGACTATACAGGGACTCCTCAAGAGTTGATTCAGTTTCCAACTAATTATCAAATAGCAAATATTCAAGGTAATGTTAATTGGAACTTATTAAGAGGTGGTTCTGATTATGCTCAATTGAAACAAGCTAGTTATGATAATCAAGCCTCAAACTATACTCTTTTGCAAACTCAAAGGGAGGTTTATGCAGGAGTTGTTGAGTCATTTGAAACTGTAAGATTAGATGCTATAAGAATTCAAGCTTATGAAAAATCAGTTTATGCTGGTTTAGCATCAGTAAAGGCAATTTTGGAAGGATATCAAGCCGGTACTCAAACTATTGTGGATTTATTGAACCGTCAAGCAATTTTGGTTGAAGCACAACTTGCTTTTGCAGGATCAATATTTAATTACATTGAGCATTATGCTCAGTTAAAACAACTTCAAGGTAGTCTTACTTATGAAGATGTTGAGCAAATCAATACATCTTTAGGTAAAGAAAATATAATATCTGCGATAGCAGCCGAATAG
- a CDS encoding protein-L-isoaspartate O-methyltransferase family protein, whose product MNFEYAKENMIKQQILPEGVPLGRLIDAIQDIPREKFLPKGFETLAYSDSNFTIGGREIKNPMVTARILDSLNIKEKDSVLKLGLECGYTLALIAKLAETIDVLDYSEESLTFVKRKLASIGLYNAEFNSIEYLKNIFDEERTYDCVYISNTVREKEIDESLLKLLKIGGRMCFFVKTAVCDKAFLVTKTSKDEYNKKFLFDVYNK is encoded by the coding sequence ATGAATTTTGAGTATGCAAAAGAGAATATGATTAAGCAACAAATTCTTCCTGAAGGTGTTCCATTAGGAAGATTAATAGATGCTATTCAAGATATTCCAAGAGAAAAATTTCTGCCAAAAGGGTTCGAAACTTTAGCTTATTCAGATTCAAATTTTACTATTGGTGGAAGGGAAATTAAGAATCCGATGGTTACAGCAAGGATTTTAGATTCTTTAAATATCAAGGAAAAAGATTCTGTTTTAAAACTAGGATTAGAGTGTGGCTATACTTTAGCTCTTATCGCAAAATTAGCCGAAACTATTGATGTATTAGATTATAGTGAAGAGAGTTTAACTTTTGTTAAAAGAAAACTTGCTTCTATAGGTCTTTATAATGCTGAGTTTAACAGCATAGAGTATTTAAAAAATATCTTTGATGAAGAAAGAACTTATGATTGTGTTTATATATCAAATACTGTTAGAGAGAAAGAGATAGATGAATCCTTATTGAAGCTTTTGAAAATCGGAGGCAGAATGTGTTTTTTTGTTAAAACTGCTGTTTGCGATAAAGCTTTTTTAGTAACAAAAACATCAAAAGACGAATATAATAAAAAGTTCCTTTTTGATGTTTACAATAAATAA